One Bacteroidota bacterium genomic window carries:
- a CDS encoding NAD-dependent succinate-semialdehyde dehydrogenase, protein MKLQSLNPFNQQLIAEYDEISDRQLQQSLDQSLEAFKSWSKVSIPLRAEKLIATANRLRADKQKLSVLISTEMGKPVREAEAEIEKCAWICEYYAENASTFLQAEEIKTDAYLSRVEFEPLGIVLGIMPWNYPFWQVFRFLAPTLMAGNVCLLKHASNVQGCALAIEKLFSDAGLSQGVFSSLVMGSSKVQALIEDFRIKAVTLTGSEQAGAAVAAVAGNCIKKTVLELGGSNALIVLEDADLKKAVDIAVAARMMNAGQSCIAAKRFFVRREVFPEFTQLLVEKVSSLKTGDPLNPSTEIGPLAGNWQADEVEKQVNASLAQGAKLLCGGFKNDAFYAPTVLADVKPGMPVFDEEVFGPVIPLMAVENDLQAVELSNHSAFGLGVSIITNDVGRALSLAPLFEDGAVFVNSLVKSDPRLPFGGTKKSGYGRELSRFGLLEFVNIKTIYVKEL, encoded by the coding sequence ATGAAACTTCAAAGCCTCAATCCCTTCAATCAGCAGCTTATTGCCGAATACGATGAAATTTCTGATCGCCAGCTTCAGCAAAGCCTGGATCAATCACTCGAAGCTTTTAAAAGTTGGAGTAAGGTATCTATCCCACTACGTGCTGAAAAATTAATAGCCACAGCCAATCGTTTACGCGCCGATAAACAAAAACTGTCAGTGTTGATAAGCACTGAAATGGGAAAGCCGGTTCGGGAAGCAGAAGCTGAGATTGAAAAGTGTGCCTGGATTTGTGAGTATTACGCCGAAAATGCATCTACTTTTTTACAAGCCGAAGAAATAAAAACAGACGCTTACCTGAGTAGGGTAGAATTCGAACCTCTTGGCATCGTATTGGGCATCATGCCATGGAACTACCCTTTCTGGCAGGTATTTCGGTTTTTAGCACCCACACTTATGGCTGGCAATGTGTGCTTGTTAAAACATGCTTCGAATGTGCAGGGATGTGCACTTGCCATCGAAAAGCTTTTTTCTGATGCGGGTTTGTCCCAAGGGGTTTTTTCTTCGCTGGTAATGGGTTCGTCGAAAGTGCAAGCTTTAATAGAGGATTTTCGTATAAAGGCCGTAACACTTACTGGCAGCGAACAGGCAGGGGCAGCTGTTGCTGCTGTGGCGGGCAATTGTATAAAAAAAACTGTGCTCGAACTGGGTGGAAGCAATGCCTTGATTGTGCTTGAAGATGCCGATTTAAAAAAGGCAGTGGATATCGCAGTGGCTGCCCGCATGATGAATGCCGGGCAAAGTTGCATTGCGGCTAAAAGGTTTTTTGTGCGTCGTGAGGTTTTTCCCGAATTTACCCAACTTCTGGTTGAGAAAGTTAGTAGCCTAAAAACTGGAGATCCCCTTAATCCTTCCACAGAAATTGGACCCCTGGCTGGAAATTGGCAGGCCGATGAGGTTGAAAAACAGGTGAATGCTTCTCTTGCTCAGGGGGCAAAGCTACTTTGTGGTGGGTTTAAAAATGATGCTTTTTATGCACCCACTGTGCTTGCTGATGTAAAACCCGGAATGCCGGTGTTCGACGAAGAAGTTTTTGGTCCGGTAATACCATTAATGGCTGTCGAGAACGATTTACAAGCGGTTGAGCTATCGAACCATTCAGCCTTCGGATTAGGAGTTTCCATTATTACCAACGATGTCGGGCGGGCACTTTCATTGGCGCCTTTGTTCGAGGATGGAGCTGTGTTTGTGAATTCTCTGGTGAAGTCCGACCCACGCCTGCCTTTTGGCGGAACTAAAAAATCGGGCTATGGCCGCGAGCTTTCGCGTTTTGGTCTCCTCGAATTTGTCAACATAAAGACTATTTATGTAAAAGAGCTTTAA